A window from Microcoleus sp. AS-A8 encodes these proteins:
- a CDS encoding NAD(P)/FAD-dependent oxidoreductase gives MQSYDVIIIGAGHNGLVCAAYLLKAGYSVLLLEKRSVPGGAATTEEAMPEEAPGFKFNLCAIDHEFIHLGPVVEELELTKYGLEYLFCDPVTFCPHPDGKYFFGHKSVEKTCAEIARYSERDAKKYAEFIDYWQRVTKAITPMFNAPPKSIIDIAGNYGAQNIKDLLSVIGGVDKALDLVRNMLTSPEDLLNEWFDSEFVKAPLARLAAELGAPPSQKTIAIGAMMMSLRHNPGMARPRGGTGALVKALLNLVKSKGGEVLCDQHVEQVLVDDGRAVGVRVGGGKEYRANKGVISNIDARRLFLQMVDPADTHSADPNLRERLERRIVNNNETILKIDCALSEVPRFERFDHKDEYLIGSVLIADSVAHVEEAHSLATRGIIPDSNPSMYLDVPTVLDPSMAPEGKHTLWIEFFAPYQIAGAEGTGLKGTGWTDELKNKVADRVIDKLADYAPNIKNAIMARRVESPAELGERLGAYKGNYYHVDMTLDQMIFFRPLPEIANYKTPIEDLYLTGAGTHPGGSISGMPGRNCARVFLNTQQPIAQKLKDAGNTVKSAVESVFKTT, from the coding sequence ATGCAATCTTACGATGTCATTATTATCGGCGCGGGTCATAATGGACTGGTCTGTGCTGCCTACCTGCTAAAAGCGGGTTACAGTGTATTGCTTCTAGAAAAGCGTTCCGTCCCTGGCGGTGCAGCCACCACGGAAGAAGCTATGCCAGAGGAAGCCCCTGGTTTTAAGTTCAACCTCTGCGCGATTGACCACGAGTTTATTCACCTCGGCCCAGTGGTCGAAGAATTAGAACTAACCAAATACGGATTAGAATATCTATTCTGTGACCCTGTTACCTTTTGTCCCCATCCCGATGGCAAGTATTTTTTCGGTCACAAGTCGGTTGAGAAGACTTGTGCTGAAATTGCCCGATATAGCGAGCGCGATGCTAAAAAATATGCTGAATTTATAGACTACTGGCAGCGCGTCACCAAAGCGATCACTCCCATGTTCAATGCGCCGCCTAAATCGATTATTGATATTGCAGGCAACTATGGTGCGCAAAATATCAAAGACCTCCTCTCGGTAATCGGTGGCGTTGATAAAGCACTGGACTTGGTTCGGAATATGCTAACCAGTCCAGAAGATCTCCTCAATGAGTGGTTTGATTCCGAGTTCGTCAAAGCTCCACTGGCAAGACTCGCGGCAGAATTAGGAGCGCCTCCTTCCCAAAAAACGATTGCCATTGGGGCGATGATGATGTCATTACGTCATAACCCTGGCATGGCTAGACCCCGTGGCGGGACGGGCGCACTGGTTAAAGCCTTATTAAACCTGGTTAAGAGTAAAGGCGGCGAGGTCTTGTGCGACCAGCACGTTGAGCAAGTTTTAGTTGATGACGGTCGTGCGGTGGGTGTAAGAGTTGGTGGAGGCAAAGAGTACCGTGCTAACAAGGGCGTGATTTCCAATATTGACGCTAGGCGGTTGTTCCTTCAAATGGTTGATCCGGCTGATACCCACTCAGCTGATCCCAACCTGCGAGAGCGCTTGGAACGACGTATTGTCAATAACAATGAAACAATTCTCAAGATTGACTGCGCCCTGTCAGAGGTGCCGCGTTTTGAACGTTTCGATCACAAAGACGAGTACTTGATTGGCTCAGTGCTAATTGCCGATTCTGTGGCTCATGTAGAAGAAGCCCACTCCCTAGCAACGAGGGGAATTATTCCCGACTCTAATCCCTCAATGTATCTGGATGTCCCAACAGTACTAGACCCATCGATGGCTCCCGAAGGCAAGCATACGTTATGGATTGAGTTCTTTGCTCCTTACCAGATTGCTGGCGCAGAGGGGACAGGTTTGAAGGGTACAGGTTGGACGGATGAACTAAAAAACAAAGTGGCTGACCGTGTAATTGATAAATTGGCAGATTATGCCCCGAATATCAAAAATGCGATTATGGCTCGTCGCGTGGAAAGCCCAGCAGAACTAGGAGAGCGGTTGGGGGCATACAAGGGCAACTACTACCATGTGGACATGACCCTCGATCAGATGATCTTCTTCCGTCCCTTACCGGAAATTGCTAACTACAAAACACCGATTGAAGATCTATATCTCACAGGTGCTGGGACTCATCCGGGCGGTTCGATCTCTGGAATGCCGGGACGTAACTGTGCCCGTGTGTTTCTGAATACTCAACAGCCCATTGCCCAAAAGCTGAAAGATGCTGGTAATACTGTTAAATCAGCAGTAGAGTCTGTATTCAAGACTACTTAA
- a CDS encoding SpoIIE family protein phosphatase yields the protein MNQILIIDDDPAIQILLKRTLHNQGYEVSVASNGEDGLVLARKIRPGLVLCDWNMPKMNGLQVCRQVKATPELSTTMFILLTSRNALEDRVEGLDAGADDFLTKPVEMAELKARVRAGLRLHEANRELQLQKQLLEEELAEAAEYVSSILPERLTEPPVTIDARFIPSRQLGGDGFDYYWLDSEHLAVYLLDASGHGLRAALPTLQVLNLLRSRALPKINYYQPSDVLRGLNETFQMTQKNDKYFTIWYAVYNRVKRQLVYSSAGHPPALLLSGRSDSFIQVQRLKTPSLPAGMFPDADYIDECCEIVEPSTLYIFSDGIYEINQSDGTIWGLDPFVQLLTDCRSKNTRDLDQILEAIKAVNPKEYFDDDLSLLEINFD from the coding sequence ATGAACCAAATTTTGATTATTGATGACGATCCGGCTATTCAAATCTTGCTGAAACGGACACTGCACAACCAAGGTTACGAGGTTTCAGTTGCCAGTAACGGTGAAGATGGTCTAGTACTGGCACGTAAGATACGTCCGGGACTCGTCCTTTGTGACTGGAATATGCCAAAAATGAACGGACTACAGGTCTGTCGCCAAGTTAAGGCAACACCAGAACTTTCAACGACTATGTTCATTTTGCTGACATCTCGAAATGCACTGGAGGATCGTGTTGAAGGACTGGATGCTGGCGCGGATGACTTTTTGACCAAGCCAGTGGAAATGGCTGAATTGAAGGCACGAGTCCGGGCAGGCTTGAGGTTACATGAAGCCAACCGCGAGTTGCAGCTCCAGAAGCAGTTGTTGGAGGAAGAATTAGCCGAAGCGGCTGAATATGTGAGTTCGATTCTGCCCGAACGACTGACAGAGCCACCGGTTACAATCGATGCTCGCTTTATTCCTTCTCGGCAACTGGGAGGTGATGGCTTTGATTATTATTGGCTCGATTCAGAGCATTTAGCGGTTTATCTTTTGGACGCCTCTGGACATGGCTTACGGGCTGCCTTACCGACGCTTCAAGTTTTGAATCTTCTCAGGTCGCGAGCGCTGCCTAAGATTAATTACTATCAACCCAGCGACGTCTTACGAGGGCTGAACGAAACCTTCCAGATGACCCAGAAGAATGATAAGTACTTTACCATCTGGTACGCGGTCTATAACCGAGTCAAGCGTCAACTGGTTTACTCCAGTGCAGGACACCCACCTGCCCTATTGCTTTCTGGAAGGTCAGATTCGTTCATCCAGGTGCAACGCTTGAAGACTCCAAGCTTACCCGCTGGGATGTTCCCTGATGCCGATTATATTGATGAATGCTGTGAAATCGTCGAACCCAGCACCCTGTATATTTTCAGCGATGGGATCTACGAGATTAACCAATCAGACGGCACCATCTGGGGACTTGATCCGTTCGTCCAACTTTTGACGGACTGTAGGAGTAAAAATACTCGCGATCTAGATCAGATCTTGGAGGCTATTAAAGCCGTGAACCCCAAAGAGTATTTTGATGATGATTTGTCTTTACTGGAAATCAACTTCGATTAA
- a CDS encoding STAS domain-containing protein yields MNPVVKVVQPSGILDGTKAGQFRQEIANLVDSGVDMVLVDFQDVTFMDSSGLGALVLALKTVRAAGGKLFICSVNEQIKMLFELTSMDRVFEIFANREEFENAIVSTH; encoded by the coding sequence ATGAATCCTGTAGTTAAAGTTGTTCAACCCTCTGGAATCTTAGACGGCACCAAAGCCGGTCAATTTCGTCAAGAGATTGCTAACCTTGTGGATTCTGGTGTCGATATGGTGTTGGTTGATTTCCAAGATGTTACATTCATGGACAGCTCAGGGTTAGGGGCGCTAGTTTTGGCGCTAAAAACGGTTCGAGCTGCTGGTGGCAAGCTCTTTATTTGCTCGGTTAACGAGCAAATAAAAATGTTATTTGAACTAACGAGCATGGATCGCGTTTTTGAAATCTTTGCAAATCGAGAAGAATTTGAAAACGCTATTGTTTCTACCCACTAA
- a CDS encoding anti-sigma regulatory factor has product MKDFHQSSKQVKSDLKVLEEVLLWFDQLNRPSIPKKVWLQCQLALAEGFTNAVRHAHKGLPTNISVDLEVTVYPQQLELRIWDHGPPFDLEQWLQDHEHKIDASAGGGRGLAILQQIADQLSYTRTDDNRNCLLLVKHY; this is encoded by the coding sequence TTGAAAGACTTTCACCAATCTAGCAAGCAAGTAAAGAGTGACCTCAAGGTGTTAGAAGAGGTTTTGTTGTGGTTTGACCAACTTAACCGACCTTCTATCCCCAAAAAAGTTTGGTTACAGTGCCAATTAGCCTTAGCCGAGGGGTTCACCAACGCCGTCCGTCATGCTCACAAAGGTCTCCCGACCAATATATCCGTAGATCTTGAAGTTACTGTATACCCCCAACAGTTAGAACTGCGAATCTGGGATCATGGGCCGCCGTTTGATTTAGAACAGTGGCTCCAAGATCACGAGCATAAGATAGATGCTAGCGCTGGGGGTGGGCGTGGGCTGGCAATCTTACAACAAATTGCCGACCAGCTCAGTTATACGCGCACGGATGACAACCGCAACTGTTTATTGCTCGTGAAACATTATTAA